The Candidatus Limnocylindrales bacterium nucleotide sequence CCGTCTACGGTGTCTCGACGGGCGTGGGAGCCTCGGTCGACACCGACATCCCGTCGCGGTTTCAGAGCGATCTGCCGCACAACCTCTTTCGCATGCACGGCTGCGGAACCGGCGCCGCGCTGGATCGCGCCGAGACGGCGGCCGTCGTGGCCGCTCGCCTGGCCTCGCTCTGCCGCGGCTATTCCGCCGTTCGCCTGCAGGTGCTCGAGCATCTGGCGGCGCTGCTGGCGGCCGGAGTGCTGCCGCGCATTCCCGAGGAAGGGTCGGTCGGCGCCAGCGGCGATCTGACGCCGCTCTCGTACGTAGCGGCTCTGCTCGCCGGCGAGGGCGAAGCCGTCGTCGGCGGCGCGCTCGTCGGCGCACCGCAGGCACTGGCCGCGGCCGGCCTGGAGCCGCTGGTGCTGGAGCCGAAGGAAAGCCTGGCGCTGATGAACGGAACCAGCGTCATGGCCGGCATCGGCGCGCTCGCGCTTTCTCGCGCCGACCGCATCGCGCGCGCTGCGTGCGCCGTCACCGCCATGGTCAGCGCCGCCACCGGCGGCAATCGCGAGCACTTCGACGAGCGCATCCTCGGCCTCAAGCCCCACGCCGGAACGTTGGCGGCCGGCGGCTGGATCCGCAGCATGTTCGGCAAGGGCGACGCCGAGCCGGCGCTGCGCGTGCAGGATCGCTACTCCATCCGCTGCGCGCCGCACGTGATCGGCGTGCTGGCCGACGCCGTCACGCTGACGAAGTCGGTTCTCGACATCGAGATCGGCGGCGTCAACGACAATCCCGTCGTCGACGCGGACGGCGACTGCGTCCTGCACGGCGGCAACTTCTACGGCGGCCACGTCGTGTTCGCGCTCGACGCGCTCAAGGGAGCGATGGCCGGCGTGGCCGATCTGCTCGATCGCCAGCTGGTGCTGCTGTGCCTTCCCGAGACCAGCGGCGGCCTGCCCGCGAACCTCGTCGGCAGAAGCGGTGAGGCGGCGGTGGCGCACCACGGCTTCAAGGCCATGCAGATCACGGCCTCGGCGCTTGCCGCCGAGGCGCTCAAGACGAGCCTGCCTGCCGCCGTGTTCAGCCGCAGCACCGAGTCGCACAACCAGGACAAGGTCAGCATGGGGACGATCGCCGCGCGCGAGGCGCGGCGACTTGCCGAGCTGGGCGAGACGGTCGTGGCGATCGTGCTGCTCGGTGCCTGCCAGGCCGTCGACCTTCGGCTGGAGGAAGGCGGCCGCATCCCGGAGCCGCTGATGCGCCTTCACGAAGCGGTGCGCGAGCGCGTGCCGGCGCTGGCGGGCGATCGCCGTCAGGATCGGGACATCGCCGAGGTGCTCGAGCTGCTGCGCGCCGACGCGCTGCCGCTTCCGCCCTCCTCGTACCTGCGAGCACCCGCGGCGCCCGGTCACGCACCGTCGGCATGAGCGAGCGCCTCCACGAAACGTGCGTGGAGCTGGAGGTGCCGTTTCACGACGTCGACCCGCTCGGCATCGTCTGGCACGGGCACTACTACAAGTACCTGGAGATCGCGCGCACCCGCCTGCTGCGGTCGCGCGGCCTCGATGCCGGCGACGTCATCGGCCCGCGCTTCCGTTTTCTCGTCGTCGAGACGCGCTGTCGCTACGCCTGGCCGCTGCGCTACGGGGACCAGCTGCGCGTGTCGGCGTGGTTCGGCGATCTTCGCCACCGCATCCGCATCGCCTACGAAGTCACCAACCTGACGGCGTCGCGGCGCTCGGCGCGGGCTCATACGATTTTGGCGACGACGGATCTGGAAGGGCGCCTGCTGCTGGAGACTCCCGATCGCATCGTTCGGCGCATCCATGGACAGGCCGAATAGGCACCGCCGCAACGGCCTGCCCCGTGCGCCGCTGTGCCTGCACGCAAGCCGGCTGCTCGCGCGTGCAAGCACGCCGCTGCGCGTCGTCGCATTGGCGATCCTCCTCTCGGCCGCGCCTGCGGCGATGCTTGCCGCCGGCGCCGAGCAGGCGCAGACGCTGTCGGCGCTCATGGAAGGCATGCGGTCGACCACCGGCGTGGTGGCGCAGTTCGAGGAGACCAAGCACCTGGCGCTGCTGTCGCAGCCGCTGGTGGCCAGGGGCACGGTCTACTTCGTTCCGCCCGATCGGCTGGTGCGCGAGGTGAGCAGCCCCGGACGCTCGCGGCTGGTCGTCGATGGCGACAAGGTCGTCTTCGAGGACGAGACCGGGCGCAATGCCATGAACCTGTCGGGCAGCCCGATGGCCCGGCAGATGATCGACAGCTTCGTGGTGCTGTTCAACGGCGACGAGAAGCGCCTGCACGAGCTCTACGACGTGCAGTTCTCGGCGGACGCCGGAACCTGGAAGCTGCGTCTGGTGCCGCGCTCGATGCCGCTCAGCCGCATGGTCGCGTCCTTCGAGATGACGGGCCGCCAGGCGCGCATCGATCGCATGGAGATGGCCGAGCCCGACGGCGACCGCACGACCACTGTGTTCGGCACCACCGACTCGTCGCATCGCTTCACTGCGGAGGAGCTGAAGAAGCTGTTCGGGGAAGATCCCGCATCGTGATCCTGCTCATCCGCGCCAGCTTCCTCGCGTTCCTGGCCGCGCTGGCGCTGTTCTGCGCTCGGAACCTCGATTTCAAGTCCGACATCACCAACTTCATGCCCGATCCCGAGAGCGCCGATCTGGCGCTGCTGGCCGGCTACATGACGCGCAGCGATCTGGCGCGCACGATGTTCCTGACGGTCACGACGCGAGCGCGGGCGCACGGCGGCGAGGGTGGAGATGCGGCGCACGGCCGCGGTGATGCGGCGCAGGGTGGCGGCGACGGCGACGACGACAGGATCGCCGTGGCGGTCACCGGGCTCGGCGAGCGGCTGCGCGGCAATTCCGAGGTGGCGTGGCTGCGGATCGCGCCCGAGGACCAGGAGCTCGAGAAGGTCTGGAGCGTCTACTTCTCGCGGCGTTTCGGCCTGATTTCGCTGGCGCCCGAGCGCGAGATTCCCGCGCTGCTGTCGCCGCAGGCGGTGGCGGCCAAGGCGCGCGAGGCCGTCGAGGGGCTGGCCTCGCCGGCAGGCACTCTGGTCAAGCGCACGCTGCCCGCCGATCCGCTCGGCTTCTTCGCGCGCATCCTGGACCGGCTGCGGGCCGAAAGCCCCACGCTGGAGGTGCGCCGCGGCGTGTTCTTCTCCAGCGACGGCTGGGGCGTGGTGATGCTGGCCACGCGGCACTCGTCTTTCGACACCGCACAGCAGGAGCCGCTGCTCGCAGAGGTCGCGGCGGCCTTCGAACAGGTCAACGCGCACGCCGGCGGCGACCTCGTGCTCGAGATGAGCGCCGTCAGCCGCTACGCCATCGCCGCCGAGCAGGCGATGATGGCCGACGTTCCCTGGATCGTCGGCGCATCGACCGTCAGCGTGGCGGTGCTGTTTCTGGCGTTCTTCCGCTCGCTCGGCCGCTTCCTGATCGCGACGCTGCCGATGCTGGCCGGGCTGCTCGTGCCGGCGTCGCTGGGCCTGGTGCTGTTCGGACGCATCGACGGGCTGACGCTCGGCTTCGGCGCCAGCCTGCTCGGCGCCACCATCGACTATCCCACGCACCTGCTGAACCACCTGGCGATGCTCGGCGGCACGCGGGGCGAAGCGGTTTCGCGCGTCGGCGTCTCCATCAGCATGGGCGCGCTGACGACGATGGCGAGCTTTGCGGGGCTGGGG carries:
- a CDS encoding aromatic amino acid ammonia-lyase → MTPPSRPAVAARRSEEPRIVFGSAGIGVDDVVALAHGLAVPALSADPQWRARIQSGRDVLARALAEGRTVYGVSTGVGASVDTDIPSRFQSDLPHNLFRMHGCGTGAALDRAETAAVVAARLASLCRGYSAVRLQVLEHLAALLAAGVLPRIPEEGSVGASGDLTPLSYVAALLAGEGEAVVGGALVGAPQALAAAGLEPLVLEPKESLALMNGTSVMAGIGALALSRADRIARAACAVTAMVSAATGGNREHFDERILGLKPHAGTLAAGGWIRSMFGKGDAEPALRVQDRYSIRCAPHVIGVLADAVTLTKSVLDIEIGGVNDNPVVDADGDCVLHGGNFYGGHVVFALDALKGAMAGVADLLDRQLVLLCLPETSGGLPANLVGRSGEAAVAHHGFKAMQITASALAAEALKTSLPAAVFSRSTESHNQDKVSMGTIAAREARRLAELGETVVAIVLLGACQAVDLRLEEGGRIPEPLMRLHEAVRERVPALAGDRRQDRDIAEVLELLRADALPLPPSSYLRAPAAPGHAPSA
- a CDS encoding thioesterase family protein — translated: MSERLHETCVELEVPFHDVDPLGIVWHGHYYKYLEIARTRLLRSRGLDAGDVIGPRFRFLVVETRCRYAWPLRYGDQLRVSAWFGDLRHRIRIAYEVTNLTASRRSARAHTILATTDLEGRLLLETPDRIVRRIHGQAE
- a CDS encoding outer membrane lipoprotein carrier protein LolA — encoded protein: MDRPNRHRRNGLPRAPLCLHASRLLARASTPLRVVALAILLSAAPAAMLAAGAEQAQTLSALMEGMRSTTGVVAQFEETKHLALLSQPLVARGTVYFVPPDRLVREVSSPGRSRLVVDGDKVVFEDETGRNAMNLSGSPMARQMIDSFVVLFNGDEKRLHELYDVQFSADAGTWKLRLVPRSMPLSRMVASFEMTGRQARIDRMEMAEPDGDRTTTVFGTTDSSHRFTAEELKKLFGEDPAS